CAACAACGCTTCTCCTACGATGATTTCATCGAGGCTAATCGCGACATTCTGCAGGACGCGGTGGATGACACCAATCGTACCCGTCAGATTTCCGATTCCGTCAGCGACGAAGACCTCTTCGACTTTTACAACACCGTCATTCCCCAAGATGTCACCAGCGTCGCCGACCTCGGCAAATGGGTCAAGTCCATCCACGAGGCGCAGCCGCACCTGCTTGATTTCGACCCGGACAAGGTCGAACGCCTGCAGTCGCACGAATCCGTGGACCTGCGCGATTACCCCAACCAGTGGCATACGCTTGGCACCGATGGCACTCCCATTGATCTGCGTCTGAGCTATATCTACAACCCCAGCGACCCAGCCGACGGCGTGACGGTGCACATCCCTATCAAAGCCTTGTCCCGCCTGACTCCTGAGCAGTTCACATGGAACGTTCCGGGGCTTTTGGACGAGCTCATTCTGGGCTATATCAAGTCGCTGCCGAAGTCGCTGCGCGTCCAGTTCGTGCCCGCGCCCGACACAGCCCGCACGATCCGTGCCGCCATCGACGAGCGTTACCCCAATCTGCCCGGTTCGGGTACGGAAGGCAAGCCAAACCTACCCCCAGTCGACGAGGCAACCGGTAGCGCGCGCTGGCCAGATTTCGCGCACGCGTTCACCTATGCGGCCATCACCAGCGTCAACGCCACCATCCACCCCGAGGATTTCAACAGCGACCAGCTCGATAAGCTCTCGCCCTATTTACGGGTTACATTCAGCGTCGAGGAACCGTTGCCGCCGGCACCCGGCAAAGGCAGTCGCCACGGCAGCAAACATGACGGCAAAGGCAGCAGCAATCACATTGATGTCAGCAATACAACGAAACCCTACAATAAGTACGCAAACGGTTCCGGTTCGATTCACAGCAAAGATAGCGGCAACGCCGACACCCAATCGGGGCGGGATAGCCGAAACAATTCAGGCAGCGCCAATAATCCCGTCATCATCGACGACGCAACGTTCCGTGCCCAACGTCACGGTAAAGCCCAACGTTACCGCGTGCTCGGAACCGGCAAATCGCTGGTCGAGCTGCAACACAAGTTCGCTCGTCAGGCACAGGCCAGCGCCCGCAAAACCGTGGAGCGTCAGGCCAGCAAAGCCAAGTCGCGGGGCTTGGTGGTCGCACAGGCGAACCTCCTCAACAAAGCCGGCGCCACCACAGTCTCCCGCGCCGAAATGCTCTGGCAAGCCGCCTACGAGAAGCTGAAGCTGCCCGAAGACCGTATCTCCTCGCGTTGGCTCGGCAGCGAAGCGCTGATGCTCGCCAGTGCTCCCTATAAGTCGACAAAACTCTTGGTCGACGACCTTGAACTGGCGGCCGTCAAACGTCTGCTCCCCCATATCGACAAACTCGCCGACGACACCGCGCTGGCAGAGGCTGTGAGCGGGGTGTCCGAGACCTTCGAAGATACGGTTTACGCCGTAGCACACGACGTCATCGCCATCCTCAAACGTTATGCTGCTGTCGATTCAGCAGTGGGAGGCAAAGCGGACCTGACAATGCTGGCCGTGCTGCAATCGGTACGTGAACACATCGCAACGCTCGTCTACCCAGGCTTCATTGGCAAGACCCCACCCGAAGCGCTGCCCAACATCGAGCGTTATCTTCACGCCGATCTGATGCGCTTGGAAAAGGCCAAAGCCGACAAAAACCGTGACGTGCGCTGGGCATGGGAAGCCGACGAAGCCAAGGATCTGGTCACGCGAGCCCAAGAAAAGCTCAAGACCGAACCCGCCGGCCCTCGCCGCGAACAATTCGGCAAACAGGTTCAGCAGGCCCGCTGGATGCTCGAAGAGTTCTATGTCTCCCTGTGGGCACAGGAACTGGGCACGAAATCCCCCGCCAGCCTCAAGCGCATTCGCAAACTGCTGTCATGACTTTGGCATAATCGTGCCGGCAATTTCCATAACCTTGACTTTGCTTCAGGAAAACTTTCAGGGGCGGACGATAGCATTGAGTTTGTGACATCTTCTTCCAAGTCTCGCAAACGTTCCCATTCCCCAAGCAAATTCATCGCGGCCTGCAAACGCAAGTGGCGCAACGCCGGTGTTCCCGCCAAAATCGGAGTGGTGCTCGGCGGCATCGTGGCGGTGATTTGTGTGATGGCACTGGTGATGGGACTGATTCGCATGGTCCAATGGCATATCGAAGTCACCGAGGCGCAGAAACGACAGGAAGAGATGGTACAAAAGTACGATTTCGACCCTGGCAACATCATCTCGGACGCCCAGTTCTTCAACGCTGACGCCATGAGCCAGGCGGAAGTGCAAGCCTTCATCATCAAACATGGCCCGAATTGTACTTCCGCGAACTGCCTGCCGGTAAAAACTTTCGATACCACTGACATAGCCGCCAATAGCCTCTGCAAGGCCTACAAAGGTGCCAAAGCCGAGTCTGCGAGCGCCATCATCTACAAGTCCTCACAGGCCTGCGGCGTCAGCGAAAAAGTGCTCCTGACCGTAATGCAAAAGGAGCAGCATCTCATCGGTTCGGCCAATCCCAGCGATTTCCAATACAAGGCCGCCATGGGCCTGAGTTGCCCGGACGACGCCGACTGTGACCCGCAGTACGCGGGATTCTTCAATCAGGTCTACGGCGCGGCAAAGCGGTTCAAGTACTATCAGGCCCACGAAAGCCAGTACGGATACCATGCCGGCACGCTCAATTACGTGCAGTATCATCCGAACAAAAGCTGCGGCGGCAGCCAGGTTTACATCCGCAACTCCGCCACCGCACTGCTCTACGTCTACACGCCCTACCAGCCCAACACCGCCTCGCTAGCAGCGGGCTTAGGCGAAGGCGACTCTTGCTCCAGCTATGGCAACCGCAACTTCGCTCTGATCTACAACAACTGGTTCGGCGACCCGCGCAAATAGCAACACACAGTAGCAAACATCTACGCACAAATAGCGATATGAAATAGCAATGAGGCCGCCATGAATCAAATCACAGCGGCCTCATTCAGCAAAGTCATCTGTCTCTATAGCTTCGGCAGGAACTTCTCCAGCTCGTAGCGAGTGACCTGCCGGCGATAATCGTCCCATTCCTGACGCTTGTTGCGCAGGAAGTACTCGAAAACGTGCTCCCCCAAGACACCGGCGACGAAATCAGACTTCTCCATGACTTTGAGCGCCTCGTCAAGACTTTCCGGCAACGGCTCGATGCCCATTGACTTGCGCTCGGCGTCGGTCAGATCCCAGACCGCGTCGCTGGTCGGCTCCGCGAGCGTCATCTTCTGCTCGATGCCGTCGAGGCCGCTGGCCAACAATACAGAGAACGCCAGATACGGGTTAGCCACCGGGTCGAGCGCACGGAACTCCATACGCGCCGAATTGCCTTTGCCGGGCTTGTACTGTGGAATGCGCAGCAGCGCGGAGCGGTTGTTATGACCCCAGCACACATAGCTCGGCGCCTCGTTGCCGCCCCAGAGACGCTTGTAGGAATTGACGTACTGGTTGGTGATCGCGCTGATTTCGCGGGCGTGGTAAAGGATGCCGGCGGCGAACTGGCGGGCGATAAGAGACATGTTGAATTCCTGGCCGGCCTCATAGAAGGCGTTGGAATCCCCTTCGAACAGGCTCAGATGGGTGTGCATGCCGCTGCCCGGCTGGTCGGTCAGGGGCTTGGGCATGAAGCTGGCGTGGATGCCGCGCTCGAGCGAAATCTCCTTGACCACGGTGCGGAAGGTCATGATGTTGTCACTGGTCGCCATCGCGTCGGCGTAACGCAGGTCGATCTCGTTCTGGCCTGGGCCGACCTCGTGGTGCGAATACTCGACGGAAATGCCCATCTGCTCGAGCATGTTGACGGCGGCACGGCGGAAGTCCATCCCGGGGCTGCGCGGAACGTGGTCGAAGTAGGTGCCATAGTCGACGGGCGTGGGCGGTACTCCCCAATCGTCCTGCTGATCGAAGAGATAGAATTCGATTTCCGGATGGACATAGAAGGTGAAGCCCTTCTCCTTGGCCTTGTCCAGCTCCTGCTCGAGGACGTGACGAGGGTCGCCGAGCGACGGTTCGCCGTCCGGTGTCAGAATGTTGCAGAACATACGGGCGGTGCCTTGCGGGCCGTCGCGCCACGGCAACAATTGGAAGGTGGAAGGGTCCGGCTTGACGATCATGTCGTCTTCGGAGACGCGGGTCATACCCTCGATCGCGGAGCCGTCAAAACCGAGACCTTCCTCGAAGGCATCCTCAAGTTCCGCCGGGGCAATGGCCACAGACTTCAACGTACCCAGCACGTCGGTGAACCACAAACGAATAAATCGCACGTCACGTTCCTCAACGGTGCGCAAGGCGAATTCTTGCTGTTTATCCATAGCCACTATGGTCTCACGGCATTATTACATTTCAGTTAAACCATGGGATTGCGGACGGGATTTGCACACTTCACAGCCAACGTTGCAGGCAGAGACTAGTACACGTTCCATTCAAGAAGTAAGGAAACCATTGAGACAGTTCCGTTTTATGACCATGAATACGGACAAAAGACCGGCAGATAGCAATATAGGATAGACGGTATCCCGTCATTTTTCGTTTTGCTATCTGCCGGCCTTTATGGATTATTGGCCTTCGTTTGTTGTTACGAAATTATCGGCGTTCCCACGCGCTTTCGATCTCGTCATATTTCAACGCGGCGGTATTCGGCACCAGCAGCCTGGCATGGCCGAGCTCGTTCGGACTGCCGACGCCGACCGAGAACGTTCCGGCAGCATTGATGGCGGTGATCCCGGCGACGGAATCCTCCAAGCCCACGCAATCTTCGGGCTTTTGGCCGATTTCCGCTGCTGCTTCCAGGAAGATGTCGGGAGCGGGCTTGCCGGCGGCTACCTTGCTTGGATCGGCGATGGCGTCGAAGGTGTCGGAAAGCCCGAGCTTTTCGAGGATAAACGGACCATTCATACTCGCCGAGGCCAGCGAAAGCTTGACACCGTGCTGCTTCATCTGCGCAATCAATTCCGGGATTCCAGGCAGAATATCGGCCGAGGTGAGCTCCGCGAGAAGCCCGCGGTAGGCCGCGTTCTTTTCGGCGGCCAGAGCGTCGAATTCCTTCTGCGGCACCGTGACGCCGAGATAGTTCAGGATGACCTTGAGCGAGTCGACGCGGCTGACACCCTTGGTCTTCTCCTCGAGTTCGTCGGGGAGCTCGCGGTCGAAGTGGTCTTTGACCAGCTTGCGCCAAGCCTGGAAATGGTAAACGGCGGTATCGGCGATCACGCCGTCCAAATCAAAGAGAGCGCCTTTCATCGAGGAATCTCCTTTCGCTTTCAAGTGGTGTCTTGTCCATAATGGCCTTGATCTTGCCGAAGTCCTCCGCCGAGATATTGACGAACGGGAACATGGTATTCATCTTGACCAGGGAAAGCGACCCGAAGTTATCGAGGTTGCCGTCCTGTTGCAGGAAT
The window above is part of the Bifidobacterium sp. ESL0732 genome. Proteins encoded here:
- a CDS encoding hemagglutinin, which encodes MTSSSKSRKRSHSPSKFIAACKRKWRNAGVPAKIGVVLGGIVAVICVMALVMGLIRMVQWHIEVTEAQKRQEEMVQKYDFDPGNIISDAQFFNADAMSQAEVQAFIIKHGPNCTSANCLPVKTFDTTDIAANSLCKAYKGAKAESASAIIYKSSQACGVSEKVLLTVMQKEQHLIGSANPSDFQYKAAMGLSCPDDADCDPQYAGFFNQVYGAAKRFKYYQAHESQYGYHAGTLNYVQYHPNKSCGGSQVYIRNSATALLYVYTPYQPNTASLAAGLGEGDSCSSYGNRNFALIYNNWFGDPRK
- the glnA gene encoding type I glutamate--ammonia ligase — protein: MDKQQEFALRTVEERDVRFIRLWFTDVLGTLKSVAIAPAELEDAFEEGLGFDGSAIEGMTRVSEDDMIVKPDPSTFQLLPWRDGPQGTARMFCNILTPDGEPSLGDPRHVLEQELDKAKEKGFTFYVHPEIEFYLFDQQDDWGVPPTPVDYGTYFDHVPRSPGMDFRRAAVNMLEQMGISVEYSHHEVGPGQNEIDLRYADAMATSDNIMTFRTVVKEISLERGIHASFMPKPLTDQPGSGMHTHLSLFEGDSNAFYEAGQEFNMSLIARQFAAGILYHAREISAITNQYVNSYKRLWGGNEAPSYVCWGHNNRSALLRIPQYKPGKGNSARMEFRALDPVANPYLAFSVLLASGLDGIEQKMTLAEPTSDAVWDLTDAERKSMGIEPLPESLDEALKVMEKSDFVAGVLGEHVFEYFLRNKRQEWDDYRRQVTRYELEKFLPKL
- the pgmB gene encoding beta-phosphoglucomutase, producing the protein MKGALFDLDGVIADTAVYHFQAWRKLVKDHFDRELPDELEEKTKGVSRVDSLKVILNYLGVTVPQKEFDALAAEKNAAYRGLLAELTSADILPGIPELIAQMKQHGVKLSLASASMNGPFILEKLGLSDTFDAIADPSKVAAGKPAPDIFLEAAAEIGQKPEDCVGLEDSVAGITAINAAGTFSVGVGSPNELGHARLLVPNTAALKYDEIESAWERR